One genomic window of Paenisporosarcina antarctica includes the following:
- the mecA gene encoding adaptor protein MecA, producing the protein MDIERINENTVKFYISYIDIEKRGFSRDEIWFNRDKSEELFWEMMDEINDESDFEVEGPLWIQVHAMEKGLEVTVTRAEINRDGKKLESPFEVDEKGQYFSNMSESSSDERSFDEFTGPFTDSNELQNEFTFQVSDFEDLIPLAKRVKLPSYVATSLFAYKERYYLYVKADDELMDEEEVKNMISMISEYTAKSSITVHRLEEYGKEIMADEVFEQIQKYFS; encoded by the coding sequence TTTACATTTCATACATCGACATTGAAAAAAGAGGCTTCAGCCGAGATGAAATTTGGTTTAATCGAGATAAAAGTGAAGAACTCTTTTGGGAAATGATGGATGAAATAAATGATGAATCAGACTTTGAAGTTGAAGGACCATTATGGATTCAAGTTCATGCGATGGAAAAAGGACTCGAAGTAACAGTAACTCGAGCAGAAATTAATCGTGATGGAAAGAAACTCGAATCTCCATTTGAAGTTGATGAAAAGGGTCAATACTTTTCTAATATGTCTGAAAGTTCATCAGATGAACGATCTTTTGATGAATTTACTGGTCCTTTTACTGATTCAAATGAACTTCAAAATGAATTTACATTCCAAGTAAGTGATTTTGAAGATTTAATACCATTAGCGAAGCGTGTTAAATTGCCATCATATGTAGCGACTTCTTTATTCGCTTATAAAGAACGTTACTACCTATACGTCAAAGCGGACGATGAATTAATGGATGAAGAAGAAGTTAAAAACATGATAAGTATGATTTCTGAATATACGGCAAAATCGAGTATAACCGTACACCGATTGGAAGAGTACGGTAAGGAAATCATGGCCGATGAAGTGTTCGAGCAAATTCAAAAATACTTTAGCTAA